The genome window ATCTGTATCAGGATTAAATTTCATTTCTCCAGCTTGTTTTTCATCGTTCATATATCGAACATTTAAAAAACTAACAATTCCATTTTCAGCATCGTTGTATTGCCAACGATTTAAAATATTAACTTGTTTTCCAATTGGTCCATCTAAAAAACCATCATTATTCATATCATTTTTACCTACACGAGTATTTCCGTGTAAGAATAATGTTGAACTTAATTTATCTGAAAATTTATTATTAAAATGCGTGTTAATTTCATAACGCTGATCTTGCGATGCATAAGCATTCAAGAAAAATGGAATGTCATTTATAGGTTTTAAAACCTCGTAATTAATTTGTCCCGAAATACTTTCATAACCATTAATTACACTTCCAGCACCTTTAGTAATCTGAATACTTTCAACCCACGTCCCAGGAACAAAAGACAAACCGTAAGCTTGTGATGCTCCACGAACAGAAGGAATATTTTCTTCGGCAATTAAAATATACGGACTTGTTAATCCTAACATTTTTATTTGTCGATTTCCTGTTACTGCATCAGAAAAATTCACATCGATAGAAGGATTGGTACTAAAACTTTCAGACAAGTTACAACAAGCTGCTTTTAACAACTCCTTCTGTCCCATCACTTGTACATTTTGAACCTTATACAAAGAGTGTTCGGTTCCTTTTTTAGTTTTAGCAATAGTAACTTCTCTAAGTGTATTAACTTCTTTTAAAATAACAGAAACAGCATTGCTAACTACGTCTATTTTTTGAGTTTCAAAACCAATATAACTAACAACTAACGAAGAAGTTTCTGGTGATTTCTTTAAAGTAAAATTTCCATTTTCGTCAGTTGTGGTTCCAATAGAAGTATTGAACCAAAAGACATTTGCCCCTAACAAAGGCTGATTATTTTCGTCTGTAACTATTCCTTTAATGGTTTCTTGTGAATAAATAAAAGTAGAAACAAAGAATAGCAAAAACGCTATATTTTTAAACATAATGATTTATTTATTGTTATTAATTCTTTATAAAGTCAGAATAAAAACAATAAATTATGCGTAAAAAACCAATTGACAATATAGTTTATAGAGTGGCGGTGCATTTGAATCGCAATAAAATGCAGCGTCGTTTGATGTTGTAGAAAATGGCACAAACGGAACCAAAGTTGCAGTCCATTCTGTATTAAAAACCGCTTGATCTAAATCTAATTGAAGTACTTTAACAAGAACATCATCGGTTTTCTTTTCTACTTTAATAAGTTTATTTGAACAACATGAACTATGCGAATTTTCTTTCACACAACAAGAGGTTGTTTTCTCTACATACGGTTCTTCTTCATGAAATTGAAATGAAACAGAAGCTATTTCATCTTTACAATAATGCACAGATAGACTCAACCCTAAATTGGCTAGCAATATTAGAGAAGCAAGAAGTGTACTTATGTATTTTTTCAAATTCATTAGTGCAAAAGTATAAAATTGAAAATTAAAATCTATTAAAATTTTCTAAATTTCAATTACTTGGCCTAAAAATGGAACCTGACAATTAAAACCATATTGCTCTTCGACTTTTAATCTTAGTTCATCAGCGGCTTCATTTTCCCCATGAACCATAAATACTTTTTGTGGTTTAGTTTCTAGTTCTGACAACCAATTTAACAGGTCTTTCTGATCACCATGAGCAGACAAACTTTCAATTAAAATAATGTTTGCCAAAACTGGATAATAATTCTCATAAATTTTAATTTCTTCAACACCTTCGAGCAATTTTCTTCCACGAGTTCCTTCTGCCTGATACCCTACTAATGTTACAGTAGTTTCTGGTTTCGAAATCAATTTTTCTAAATAAGACAAAACTCTTCCTCCTGTTATCATACCACTGGCCGCGATAACCACTTTTGGTCTTTTATCAAAAACAGCATTCATACTATCTTTAAAATCAGAAATTAATGTAAAAACTTTGCGCATTTCATC of Flavobacterium channae contains these proteins:
- a CDS encoding HYC_CC_PP family protein, with amino-acid sequence MNLKKYISTLLASLILLANLGLSLSVHYCKDEIASVSFQFHEEEPYVEKTTSCCVKENSHSSCCSNKLIKVEKKTDDVLVKVLQLDLDQAVFNTEWTATLVPFVPFSTTSNDAAFYCDSNAPPLYKLYCQLVFYA